The DNA region TCTATACGAATTACAACGTCCTTCTCTAATACGTCTCCTTCCATAATCCTGAACGCATCCAGTTCTTTCGCAGCGCTATGTATTCCTTCTCTCACCTTACTCCACTCGTTCTCATCAAAATCATGTGACTTAGATATCATGATATCTGGCATTTTCAGGATCAAACTCAAATAATCGACATTAGAGTCATTATTAAGCCCTTCATTAATTTCCTTCAATTCTTTATAATAAGAATTAACCTTTTCCCTATCTATTTCCTTCCCTTTTTCTCCACCAATGTTCTCATAAGAAATACGCACGTCAATTTTACCTCTAACAAATTTTTCCGCTAAAAAAGATCTTATCTCAAGCTCTTTATCCCTAAACAAATCAGGCATCTTTAAACTAACATCCAATTGCTTACTATTCAATGACTTCATTAGAACTTGAAATCTTCTAATTTCGCCATCAATTAGAGTTTTACCGTAGCCGGTCATTGATTTTATCATGATATAAATATTTTATATAAAGGTAAGGAAAGAGTGAGAAATTCGAAGTCTATTTAACCAATGAGGTTGGCCTGCTCACCAGATAAACTCCACCTAAAATAATTACCACCGAAATAACTTTAATTAGGTCCAATTCATCCTGCCCCATCAGTATAGCAAAGAATGCCGCTAAGAGAGGTTGTAAATAAATATAGGTACTTGCTACCGAAGGAGATAATTTGACAAGAGCAAACGTATTTAACAAATACGCAAAACATGTAGTAACAAAAACTACAAAGAGAACAGCTCCCCAAATATCAAGACCAAAACTGCTCCACTCTACTTCCATTACTTCCGAAAAGCCAAAAGGCATAACGAAAAACACACCGAAAGAGAACACCCATTTAACAACGGTTAAAGGGTTGTATTTCTGTAATAATCCTTTTACCAATGAAATATAAATTCCATAAGAAAGAGAATTGATTAATATATACATATCGCCCTCTATAGTCTCCGAACCGAAAGAGAAATCCTTTTTAAAACTCAATAATAGTAGAGCACCAATTAAGCCAAGTGCTATTCCAGTAATTTTAAAAATTGTAACTCTTTCACGAATAATTACACTAGCTATTATTAATACTAAAATCGGATTGGAAGTCATTATTATTGAAGCGTTTATTGGCGTGGTAAGGTTGAGCCCTTTCAAAAACATCAATTGATTTAAAGCAACACCAAACACAGCGCATAATGCAAATTTCAGATAGTCATTGTTATCTATTTTTTCCTTTTTAGAGATAAAATGCAAACACCAAAAGAAAATTGCCGCACCAGTAGCTCTTAATACTACAAAGCCAAATGGCTCAACAAAATCAGGCATAACCAACTTTGCTATCGAATAATTTACACCATAAATTATGTTAGCAATGAGCAAAGCCACATGGGCCATCCACCTTGTCATTATGCTTTGAGAGTCAATTTTAGTGATTCAATATTATTTTTCGAATTCCCAATAAAGATTTCTTTGTTTATCAAGGAAACCGGTCTTTTAAGAAAAGTATAATCTTCTAATATTAGTTTCTTAATGTCTATTTCAGACAAATTTTTGTCCCCTAACTTCATAGTCCTATATTTGATAGCTTTACGACTAAACAAAGCTTCATAGGAACCACTAAGAGCTCGCATTTCCAATAATTGCTCCTCCGTAATTTTATTACTTTTGATATCTTGTAATTCAAAACTTTCGTCAATGGAAATCTCTTTCAGTATCCTACTGCAAGTTGAGCAAGTTGATAAATGATATATTTTCTTCATTGGTATTTTTTTACAAAATTAGCAATTAACATATGAGTATCTCCGGAACTAAAAAGGAAAGTAAAAGAGTTCTACGATTACGAATGACCGTCTTCCCTATTCTAATAGGTCTAGGCATATCATATTATCTTCTACAAGATGAATTCAAAGAATATGGGATTCCAGAATTTACACTTTCATTAACGAATTGCCTTCTAATATTTGTTATCATTTTATTGGCCTCTTTACGTGATTTGGCTTACATGTATAGAATAAGGATTATAACAGATAAAGTAATTAGCTGGAAAAACTCTTTTAATATTATTTTTCTTTGGGAATTTGCATCCGCAGTAACGCCTTCGATAGTAGGTGGCTCATCGGTAGCATTTTACATACTCTACAAAGAAGGTCTTTCACCAGGAAAGAGCACTGCTACAGTGCTGATCACCGCTCTTTTCGACGAGTTGTTTCTGATTATATTTGCTCCTTTTACTATTCTTTTAGTAGGAAGTTCCGTTGTTTTCAACCAAGATACAGACCTCTCTATCTTTGGCACTCAACTTCCCATAAAGAGTATATTTTACGTAGGCTATGGGATTCTAAGTATTCTCTCCATCGTTTTATTCAGCGCTATTTTTGTGGCACCTAATCTAATTCGGAAAATCATTTTATTAGCTTTCAATCTACCTGTATTAAGATTAAAAAAGGAATTTGGCCTAAAGTTTAGTAATGATTTAGAAACGAGTTCTATAGAATTTCGAAACAAACCAGCTTTTTTCTGGCTTCAAATCGGACTGGCAACTGCTGTATCTTGGCTCTCCAGATACTCTGTTTTAATCTTTATCATTCTTTTATTTACGCCCTTATCTAGCTATAGCATCGTAATAGCAAAACAACTTGTAATGTGGATAATAATGTTGGTTTCTCCTACTCCAGGTAGTTCAGGAATAGCCGAATATATATTCACCTTATTTCTTGCTGGACTTATCCCCGTTTCTATCATCTCAAGCCTCGCTATTTTATGGCGTCTTGTGACATTTTATCCCTATTTGTTTATAGGTGCTCTCATATTGCCTGGATGGACGAAAAGAAAGTTCGCAAAACCCTAGATATAACCGTACTATTTTAGTTTTTTTGCACCTTAAATTTAATAGACGAAATAATGAAATTCGGAACTAAAGTAATACACGCAGCAATTGAACCAGATTCGGCTACAGGAGCAATAATGACTCCAATATACCAGACCTCGACGTTCGTTCAGACTGCACCAGGTGAGCACAAAGGTTATGAGTACTCAAGGTCTCAAAATCCAACTAGACACACTTTAGAAAAGAATTTAGCCGCTTTAGAGAATGCCAAGCATGGATTATGCTTTGCTAGCGGCATGGCAGCAACCGATGCTATCATTAAATTATTAAGCCCAGGTGATGAAGTTATTTCTACGAATGACCTTTACGGTGGTAGTTACAGAATATTCGAAACAATCTTTAAGAACTATGGCATAGTTTTCCATTTTGTTCCAATGAATGATACTGCCGCTATTAAAGAAAAGTTGAATGATAATACTAAAATGATTTGGGTGGAGACACCGACAAATCCAATGATGAATATCATTGATATCAAAGCTGTATCTGAAATATCTAAAAGCAAGGATCTAATCTTAGTTGTAGATAATACTTTTGCATCGCCTTACTTACAAAACCCAATGGATTTAGGTGCAGACATTATTATACATTCAATCACCAAATACATTGGTGGTCATTCGGATGTAATAATGGGTGCTGCCATTTGTAATAATGATAACTTACAAGAAAGATTGGCATTTATTCAAAATACATGTGGTGCTGTTCCAGGACCTCAGGATTCGTTCTTGGTACTAAGAGGTATTAAAACTTTACATCTTAGAATGCAACGTCATTGTGAGAATACAGAAAAAATGGCGAATCACTTACGTAACCATGACAAGGTTGAAAAAGTTTTCTGGCCAGGATTTGAAGATCATCCAAACCATAGTATTGCAAAAGAACAAATGAGTGGCTTCGGAGGAAACTTATCATTTATCATCAGAGGGAATAAAATGGAGGATGCCTATACTTTCTTAAGCAGTGTTAGGGTATTTACTCTTGCAGAGTCTTTAGGTGGTGTTGAGTCATTATGTTCACATCCAGCTTCTATGACCCATGCAGCTATCCCTAAAGAGATAAGAGAACGAAGTGGTGTAGTTGATTCTTTAATACGTTTTAGTGTTGGGGTTGAAGACATAGAAGATCTTATTGTTGATATCGATCAAGCGCTAAGTAAAATATAAATTTAAGTAGTAAGCTTAGATTAAATCAAGCGTTCCAAAAATAAAAGTTTAAGACATAAAAAATGTGAGCATTTGCTCACACTTTTTATTGTTTAATATTAACTCTTCTTTATAATCAGTCTTTAAAACCAATTAGAAGTGAGATACATCCACTAGGTAAAATCCCTGTTGTTGTCTCTGATTTAGGAGCTACAATTCTTATAGTTAATCTTTGCGTCGCATCAACATTAAAATCGAAGTTATCATCTCCGCCTCCGTTGCTATATAATTCTTTACCATCTCCATCAATTAACATAAAGACTACTTCTCCTAGAACTTCTTGTGTTCCAACCAATACTCTATAATCTTGGCCTTTGTAAAACACCATGCCAATTTCAACGGTTTCTCCAGCTGCTATGACAGCACTGTTAAACTGCCCATTATGGATATAAGGTGCCAATTGTGGTACACATTTCTTTTTTGTAAACGATTTACACTGAGCCTGGCTATCAACGTTAATTCCCACTAACATTAAAAAGGCAGATGCCAATACGATATATAATTTTGCTTTTATCATGGTTCTATCTATTAAAATATTAATTGACTATTCCGCTTCTAATTGCGCCTACTTTATCAGCAATTTGTCCTAATAACTCATTAGGAATCAAAATTTCACTTTTAGTAGTAATGCTATGAACTTTAGACTCTTCGTTCAGTTCAACGTTGTTCTCGCCGATTTTTATATCAACCGCTTCAAATATTGTAGACAATTCTGCTAACTGAGCTTTAAGCGCATTCAAATCTTCATCATTAAAGTTCTCTAACAATTTAATCAGATCTTCAAGAGATAATTTTTGTTCTGC from Flavobacteriales bacterium includes:
- a CDS encoding flippase-like domain-containing protein, whose protein sequence is MSISGTKKESKRVLRLRMTVFPILIGLGISYYLLQDEFKEYGIPEFTLSLTNCLLIFVIILLASLRDLAYMYRIRIITDKVISWKNSFNIIFLWEFASAVTPSIVGGSSVAFYILYKEGLSPGKSTATVLITALFDELFLIIFAPFTILLVGSSVVFNQDTDLSIFGTQLPIKSIFYVGYGILSILSIVLFSAIFVAPNLIRKIILLAFNLPVLRLKKEFGLKFSNDLETSSIEFRNKPAFFWLQIGLATAVSWLSRYSVLIFIILLFTPLSSYSIVIAKQLVMWIIMLVSPTPGSSGIAEYIFTLFLAGLIPVSIISSLAILWRLVTFYPYLFIGALILPGWTKRKFAKP
- a CDS encoding DMT family transporter, whose protein sequence is MTRWMAHVALLIANIIYGVNYSIAKLVMPDFVEPFGFVVLRATGAAIFFWCLHFISKKEKIDNNDYLKFALCAVFGVALNQLMFLKGLNLTTPINASIIMTSNPILVLIIASVIIRERVTIFKITGIALGLIGALLLLSFKKDFSFGSETIEGDMYILINSLSYGIYISLVKGLLQKYNPLTVVKWVFSFGVFFVMPFGFSEVMEVEWSSFGLDIWGAVLFVVFVTTCFAYLLNTFALVKLSPSVASTYIYLQPLLAAFFAILMGQDELDLIKVISVVIILGGVYLVSRPTSLVK
- a CDS encoding cystathionine gamma-synthase; translated protein: MKFGTKVIHAAIEPDSATGAIMTPIYQTSTFVQTAPGEHKGYEYSRSQNPTRHTLEKNLAALENAKHGLCFASGMAATDAIIKLLSPGDEVISTNDLYGGSYRIFETIFKNYGIVFHFVPMNDTAAIKEKLNDNTKMIWVETPTNPMMNIIDIKAVSEISKSKDLILVVDNTFASPYLQNPMDLGADIIIHSITKYIGGHSDVIMGAAICNNDNLQERLAFIQNTCGAVPGPQDSFLVLRGIKTLHLRMQRHCENTEKMANHLRNHDKVEKVFWPGFEDHPNHSIAKEQMSGFGGNLSFIIRGNKMEDAYTFLSSVRVFTLAESLGGVESLCSHPASMTHAAIPKEIRERSGVVDSLIRFSVGVEDIEDLIVDIDQALSKI
- a CDS encoding YicC family protein produces the protein MIKSMTGYGKTLIDGEIRRFQVLMKSLNSKQLDVSLKMPDLFRDKELEIRSFLAEKFVRGKIDVRISYENIGGEKGKEIDREKVNSYYKELKEINEGLNNDSNVDYLSLILKMPDIMISKSHDFDENEWSKVREGIHSAAKELDAFRIMEGDVLEKDVVIRIDLIGKALVEIEKFEYKREEYIKDKIKQSLEELIEKDRIDENRLEQELIYYLQKIDITEEKVRLKSHLDYFINVLKSGNSEGKKLSFITQEMGREINTIGSKANDASMQKVIVEMKDELEKIKEQLLNIL